The uncultured Ilyobacter sp. genome has a segment encoding these proteins:
- a CDS encoding ferritin, whose amino-acid sequence MNKRVEDLLNEQVNKEFYSAYLYLSMSSYFSKKNLNGFANFMRVQYQEEVSHGMKIFDYIMERGGRAKLKPIGEVKLDWKDVIEVFEETCDHEKFITDSINNIVDISYEEKDHATVNMLQWFVKEQVEEEATAQGLLEQLKMIDGKGAGIFMIDRELMARTFVDSTQEA is encoded by the coding sequence ATGAACAAAAGAGTAGAAGATCTACTTAACGAACAAGTCAACAAAGAATTTTATTCTGCCTACCTTTACCTTTCAATGAGTTCTTATTTTTCAAAAAAGAATCTAAACGGTTTTGCAAACTTCATGAGAGTTCAATATCAAGAAGAGGTAAGTCATGGAATGAAAATATTTGACTATATCATGGAAAGAGGGGGAAGAGCCAAGCTTAAACCTATCGGTGAAGTCAAATTAGACTGGAAGGATGTTATTGAGGTATTCGAAGAAACTTGTGACCACGAAAAATTTATAACTGATTCTATAAATAACATTGTAGATATAAGCTATGAAGAAAAAGACCACGCTACAGTAAATATGCTGCAGTGGTTTGTCAAAGAACAAGTGGAAGAGGAAGCCACTGCTCAAGGGTTGCTAGAACAATTAAAAATGATAGATGGCAAAGGTGCCGGTATTTTTATGATCGACAGGGAACTTAT
- a CDS encoding Fur family transcriptional regulator: protein MKLHIEDIGAYLKSHNIKPSYQRMKIFDYLITHRNHPTVDTIYRSLSHEIPTLSKTTVYNTLNLFVEKNIAVVIVIEENETRYDADVDIHGHFKCEKCNKLYDVDIDTKKIDISSLDQFQINEHHLYFKGICKECLKNS from the coding sequence ATGAAATTACATATTGAAGATATAGGGGCGTACCTCAAAAGCCATAATATAAAACCCTCATATCAAAGAATGAAGATATTTGACTATCTGATTACCCATAGAAACCATCCCACTGTGGATACTATCTATAGGTCATTATCCCATGAAATACCCACACTCTCTAAAACAACTGTCTACAATACACTAAACCTTTTTGTAGAAAAAAATATAGCAGTGGTTATAGTTATCGAGGAGAATGAAACAAGGTATGATGCAGATGTTGATATCCATGGGCATTTTAAATGTGAAAAGTGCAATAAGCTCTATGACGTTGACATAGACACTAAAAAAATAGATATCAGCAGTCTAGATCAGTTTCAGATAAATGAGCACCATCTTTACTTCAAAGGAATATGCAAAGAATGCCTTAAAAATTCTTGA
- a CDS encoding N-acetyltransferase has product MEFIEVQGDDIKIINGILDLENKTFGDNGGIDIWTLKPLVRYGKVFALVDKEIVVSAIEFIHKFDSKEIYLFGVSTREEFRGRGCAKELINRGTEYFREKGMEKISLTVAPENKSAVGLYKKMGYIIKNIQNSEYGDGVDRFYMVKKII; this is encoded by the coding sequence ATGGAATTTATAGAGGTTCAAGGAGATGACATAAAAATAATAAATGGAATATTAGACCTTGAAAATAAAACTTTCGGTGATAACGGCGGAATTGATATATGGACGCTGAAGCCTCTTGTGAGGTATGGTAAGGTTTTTGCACTAGTAGACAAAGAAATTGTAGTCAGTGCAATAGAATTTATCCATAAATTTGACTCAAAAGAAATATATCTTTTCGGAGTCTCCACAAGAGAAGAATTCCGTGGTAGAGGCTGTGCAAAAGAGCTTATTAACAGAGGTACCGAGTATTTCAGAGAAAAGGGTATGGAAAAAATAAGCCTGACTGTAGCTCCTGAAAACAAAAGTGCTGTGGGACTTTATAAAAAGATGGGGTATATTATTAAAAATATTCAAAATAGTGAATATGGAGATGGGGTAGACCGATTTTATATGGTTAAAAAAATTATCTGA
- the truA gene encoding tRNA pseudouridine(38-40) synthase TruA, with amino-acid sequence MKNIKIEYEYDGSGFFGFQRQPNARTVQGEIESALKVVLKEEINLTSSGRTDRGVHAYMQVSNFFTSSKIPLDRLEFAVKNLIPEDIKIHSMKQVPEEFHARFSAKSRAYEYVMGWERTAFETKYVSYVKGKVNPEKLQKILEPLIGRHNFEGFRLSDCAGKSPVRDISEIRCYSKGENKVGVYIKGNAFLKSQIRIIMGTALAVYFEKRPKNYLVNKLNNPESKDEKIVADGSGLYLCDIEY; translated from the coding sequence ATGAAAAATATAAAAATAGAGTACGAATATGATGGAAGCGGTTTTTTCGGATTCCAAAGACAACCCAATGCTAGAACTGTCCAAGGAGAGATAGAGTCTGCCTTGAAAGTGGTTCTGAAAGAAGAGATAAACCTTACCTCTTCTGGAAGGACAGACAGGGGAGTTCACGCCTATATGCAGGTATCAAATTTCTTCACCTCTTCAAAGATCCCACTAGACAGACTTGAATTTGCAGTAAAAAACCTGATTCCAGAGGATATAAAAATACACAGTATGAAGCAGGTGCCAGAAGAGTTTCATGCACGTTTTTCTGCCAAGTCAAGGGCTTATGAATACGTCATGGGGTGGGAGAGAACTGCATTTGAGACAAAATATGTGTCATATGTTAAGGGAAAAGTAAACCCGGAAAAACTTCAGAAAATTCTTGAGCCCCTTATTGGTAGACATAATTTTGAAGGATTTCGGCTCTCTGACTGCGCTGGAAAGAGTCCTGTGAGAGATATTTCAGAGATAAGATGTTACTCTAAGGGGGAGAATAAAGTAGGTGTATATATAAAGGGAAATGCCTTTCTAAAATCTCAGATACGAATAATAATGGGAACAGCCCTTGCTGTATATTTTGAAAAAAGACCGAAAAACTATCTGGTAAATAAACTAAATAACCCAGAGAGCAAAGATGAAAAAATTGTAGCTGATGGTTCGGGGCTTTATCTTTGTGATATTGAATATTAA
- a CDS encoding glycoside hydrolase family 15 protein, whose protein sequence is MPRNIPLGNGNMLVAFDKDYRLREFFFPYVGEENHTNGNKFMMGVWIEEDFHWIDSSWIDSMKYIEDTLVTQVILKKEQLDLELLINDCVDFHENVYMKKITVTNLSQRERLIKIFFTQDFSILGNEIGDTAVYRPENKTLLHYKSNRYFLINIFGKEGPGIANFAIGSKGKNNLEGTFKDAEDGKLGGNPIEQGSVDSVVGSEITLSPVSSGSFYYYICAGKCWGDVNTLNSVVIEKTPQEIIRRTANYWKLWVSKEPLPLDKLPEMISSIYRKSLLILRTQLDNGGGILAANDSDVMQYNRDTYSYIWPRDGALVAHSLDLAGYGVLSSNFYKFCEGVICEDGFLFHKYTPSGNVGSSWHPWVIDGKKQLPIQEDETALVLWALWEHFKKYRDIEFIKPLYKRLIKNCAYFLCSYRDRVTKLPRESYDLWEERLGVHAFTVASVYGGMIAAANFAKAFGEIDVSEHYRNSAQDIKESFEKYMYIGEENRFARMSRFENGKLVYLDKTVDASLYSIFAFGMYSAKDEKVAGTMESIMKKLWCNTEVGGIARYEDDPYYRISNETTGNPWFITTLWMALYYIETGDQGKALELLQWVASRSLESGVLSEQVNPYTNAPLSVSPLTWSHATYVHAVLKYLEKFYNCNIFNELR, encoded by the coding sequence ATGCCTAGAAATATCCCTCTTGGAAACGGGAATATGCTGGTAGCCTTTGACAAGGATTACCGACTGAGAGAGTTTTTCTTTCCCTATGTAGGGGAGGAAAATCATACCAACGGCAACAAGTTTATGATGGGAGTGTGGATAGAGGAGGATTTTCACTGGATAGATTCCTCCTGGATAGATTCTATGAAATATATAGAGGACACCCTTGTGACCCAGGTAATATTGAAAAAAGAGCAGCTCGATCTAGAACTGCTAATCAACGACTGCGTGGATTTTCATGAAAATGTGTATATGAAAAAAATAACTGTTACAAATCTGTCCCAGAGAGAACGTCTGATAAAGATCTTTTTTACTCAGGATTTTAGTATATTGGGAAATGAGATAGGTGATACAGCGGTGTACCGTCCGGAAAACAAAACCCTGCTTCATTATAAATCCAACCGATATTTTCTCATAAATATCTTCGGAAAAGAGGGTCCGGGTATAGCCAACTTTGCCATAGGAAGTAAGGGAAAAAACAACTTAGAAGGGACATTCAAGGACGCTGAAGATGGAAAGCTCGGTGGCAATCCCATAGAGCAGGGAAGCGTGGATTCTGTTGTGGGGTCTGAAATCACTCTTTCTCCAGTGTCGTCTGGGAGTTTTTATTATTATATATGTGCAGGAAAGTGTTGGGGTGACGTAAACACTCTTAATTCCGTGGTGATAGAGAAGACTCCCCAGGAGATAATAAGGCGGACAGCAAACTATTGGAAACTATGGGTATCCAAGGAGCCTCTCCCCTTGGATAAACTTCCGGAAATGATATCCTCTATCTATAGGAAAAGTCTTCTGATACTGAGGACTCAGCTGGACAACGGGGGAGGGATCTTAGCCGCAAACGATTCTGATGTGATGCAGTACAACAGGGACACCTACAGCTATATCTGGCCCAGGGACGGGGCTCTCGTGGCGCACTCTCTAGATCTGGCAGGTTACGGCGTCCTGAGCTCAAATTTTTACAAATTCTGCGAAGGGGTGATCTGTGAGGATGGATTTCTCTTTCATAAATATACTCCCTCTGGAAATGTGGGAAGCTCCTGGCATCCGTGGGTCATAGACGGTAAAAAACAGCTTCCTATTCAGGAGGATGAAACAGCTCTGGTGCTTTGGGCACTTTGGGAGCATTTTAAAAAATACAGAGACATAGAGTTCATAAAACCATTGTACAAAAGGCTCATAAAGAACTGCGCTTATTTTCTCTGCAGCTATAGAGACCGAGTAACCAAGCTTCCAAGGGAGAGTTACGACTTGTGGGAGGAGAGACTTGGGGTGCACGCATTTACAGTGGCTTCGGTATATGGCGGCATGATCGCTGCTGCAAACTTTGCAAAAGCCTTCGGCGAGATTGATGTATCAGAACACTACAGAAATTCCGCCCAGGATATAAAGGAAAGCTTTGAAAAATATATGTATATTGGGGAGGAAAATCGGTTTGCGAGGATGTCTAGATTTGAAAATGGAAAACTAGTATACCTTGACAAAACTGTAGATGCAAGCCTCTACTCGATTTTTGCCTTCGGGATGTACAGTGCCAAAGATGAAAAAGTGGCTGGAACGATGGAGAGCATCATGAAAAAACTGTGGTGCAACACTGAGGTCGGAGGAATAGCCCGTTATGAAGATGACCCTTATTACAGAATCTCCAATGAAACCACAGGAAATCCTTGGTTTATAACTACCCTCTGGATGGCACTCTATTATATAGAGACAGGGGATCAGGGGAAGGCACTGGAGCTTTTGCAATGGGTGGCGTCGAGGTCCCTAGAAAGCGGAGTGCTTTCTGAGCAGGTAAACCCCTATACCAACGCCCCTTTATCAGTATCACCCCTCACCTGGAGCCACGCCACATATGTGCATGCAGTGCTAAAATATTTGGAAAAATTCTACAACTGCAATATATTCAATGAACTTAGATAG
- a CDS encoding ATP-binding cassette domain-containing protein → MYRLAEVKYKDILYIEDLKILPQKISCIIGESGGGKTTLIKLLNKMISSTSGDIFYKKNLSEKLIRLN, encoded by the coding sequence ATGTACAGGCTGGCAGAGGTGAAATACAAGGATATTCTTTATATAGAAGACCTGAAGATTCTTCCCCAGAAGATAAGCTGCATCATAGGTGAAAGCGGCGGAGGAAAGACAACTCTTATAAAGCTTTTAAACAAGATGATAAGTTCCACTTCTGGGGATATTTTTTATAAAAAAAATCTCTCAGAAAAACTGATTCGGTTGAATTGA
- a CDS encoding transposase has protein sequence MTRRRYSMEEKERILEEVKLVKNRRAAAAKYNLAESTIRGWEKKLSQKEFGQQKDLSKINKTLETENKALKEISAEKDLEIKILKDMLKKM, from the coding sequence ATGACTAGAAGAAGATACTCTATGGAAGAAAAAGAAAGGATATTGGAAGAAGTTAAACTTGTTAAGAATAGAAGAGCCGCGGCAGCTAAGTATAATTTGGCTGAAAGTACCATCAGAGGGTGGGAAAAAAAGCTGTCTCAGAAAGAATTTGGGCAACAGAAAGATTTAAGTAAAATCAATAAAACCCTTGAGACTGAAAATAAGGCACTGAAGGAAATTTCTGCTGAAAAAGATCTTGAGATCAAGATTTTGAAGGATATGTTAAAAAAGATGTAA
- a CDS encoding transposase: MGVPKSTYYYYKDKQKKSKTVKPKIAGAKAKGYSFNFKNERVSDDEIKDLLKNYDETRECAYGYRKRAHAVKRDWGIIINHKKAYRLCKELKLLQKYLPQPKEKRF; this comes from the coding sequence GTGGGGGTACCTAAGTCTACTTACTACTATTACAAAGACAAACAGAAAAAATCTAAAACAGTGAAACCTAAAATAGCGGGCGCGAAGGCCAAAGGATATAGCTTTAACTTTAAAAATGAAAGAGTTTCAGATGATGAGATCAAAGATCTTTTAAAAAATTATGATGAAACCAGAGAGTGTGCATATGGATATCGAAAGAGAGCTCATGCAGTGAAAAGAGATTGGGGAATAATTATTAATCATAAGAAGGCTTATCGGCTATGTAAAGAATTAAAACTTCTCCAAAAGTATCTACCTCAGCCCAAAGAAAAAAGGTTCTAG
- a CDS encoding integrase core domain-containing protein, whose protein sequence is MNRRLEIIPEELYIRSDNGSQFISKLFSDTCRSLGINHERIPNATPDKNAHIESFHSILEREAFGYKYFESFQEAYKEMQEFIYFYNTKIIHGSLKYMTPQEFYEKYKGKESEEFKVAV, encoded by the coding sequence GTGAACAGGAGATTAGAAATCATACCTGAGGAACTCTATATTAGAAGTGACAACGGGTCACAGTTTATTAGCAAATTGTTTTCAGACACTTGCAGATCTCTAGGAATAAATCATGAAAGAATCCCCAATGCTACCCCTGATAAAAATGCTCATATAGAGTCATTTCATAGTATTTTAGAGCGAGAAGCCTTTGGTTATAAGTATTTTGAAAGTTTTCAAGAAGCCTATAAAGAGATGCAGGAATTTATATATTTCTATAATACAAAAATAATTCATGGAAGTTTAAAATATATGACTCCCCAGGAATTCTATGAGAAATACAAAGGAAAAGAATCAGAGGAATTTAAAGTAGCAGTGTAA